From the genome of Xiphophorus hellerii strain 12219 chromosome 11, Xiphophorus_hellerii-4.1, whole genome shotgun sequence, one region includes:
- the map7d2a gene encoding MAP7 domain-containing protein 2a isoform X5, translating to MAKTNTPSIAVTGEKMEPPSITLLPDKKSPTNGHSSPGRTGKTTPSNAEKRPHMNGHASPSHLTSNNHGGKQSQEGYMKTDDRMRLAKERREERERSLAAREQLIREKERRAQLQYERTVEERWKRLEEQRQKEELRRAAVEEKRRQQLEEERERLEALMKRSLERSLQLEQRTKRWGRGYPGAGDCENVPLPFSAVSAFSHGIASPHPAVSGSAPCSPHRSPFCNALNAAAPNRAGLQGGSQSTPSTPKKERLRRDRRTASPVCGSPVRRSESPASVARQLTFPSASSRLASKTRTQSPSSSPQYHRSPTRCHPNQNDGRKGEDKKLERRGEQPKAESATRTNAETKNLNSSSQGQFVRNLNSETHEKNHSPDRRNQMSPRPDPSERRLHVNGQNGDKEAVANTPTGKVGAGTTNAEEATRLLAERRRQARAQKELEEKKQEKEQEERLREEEQKKQLAQQQQGQQVKVQQGEVRRNNVMDHHRLKLEEDKRKEEQQEVQIEAEKDKAKVQAKEDAERQRQGREQQTQQEEEERQLRKKRIEEIMKRTRKSEADMKKEEQVQTLAVSPPALLRRRN from the exons ATGGCGAAAACGAACACGCCATCCATTGCAGTGACAG GTGAAAAGATGGAGCCACCATCCATTACTCTTCTTCCTGACAAGAAATCGCCGACAAACGGTCACAGCTCTCCTGGTCGGACGGGAAAAACAA CTCCATCTAACGCAGAGAAGAGGCCACACATGAACGGACATGCATCCCCCTCACATCTAACAAGTAACAATCATGGAGGGAAACAAA GTCAGGAAGGCTACATGAAGACTGACGACAGGATGCGTTTAGCCAAAGAGAGAcgagaggagagggagaggagtCTGG CGGCCAGAGAGCAGCTGATCAGGGAGAAGGAGCGCAGGGCTCAACTGCAGTATGAGCGCACCGTGGAGGAGCGCTGGAAACGGCTGGAGGAGCAGAGGCAGAAAGAGGAGCTCCGGAGAGCCGCAgtggaggagaagaggaggcaGCAGCTCGAGGAGGAGAGG GAGCGGCTTGAGGCCCTCATGAAACGTTCTCTGGAAAGAAGCCTTCAGCTGGAGCAGAGAACAAAACGCTGGGGAAGAGGTTATCCTGGAGCAG GTGACTGTGAGAATGTCCCACTCCCTTTCTCTGCTGTCTCTGCCTTTTCCCATGGCATTGCCTCCCCCCATCCTGCTGTCAGCGGATCTG CACCCTGCAGCCCTCACAGGTCACCTTTCTGCAATGCACTCAATGCTGCAGCTCCCAACAGAGCTGGACTTCAGGGAGGCTCCCAGTCCACTCCCAGTACCCCCAAG AAAGAGCGGCTGCGCCGAGACAGAAGAACTGCTTCCCCAGTTTGTGGATCCCCTGTGCGAAGATCTGAATCCCCAGCAAGTGTCGCTAGGCAGCTGACTTTTCCCTCTGCCTCCAG CAGATTAGCGTCTAAGACCCGTACCCAGTCTCCCAGCAGTTCTCCTCAGTATCACCGATCTCCAACCAGATGTCACCCTAACCAGAATGACGGCAGGAAAGGAGAGGATAAGAAGCTGGAAAGAAGGGGGGAACAACCCAAAGCTGAGTCAGCAACAAGAACCAATGCAGAAACTAAAAACCTAAACTCATCTTCACAAGGCCAATTTGTTAGGAATTTGAACAGCGAAACGCATGAGAAGAATCATTCGCCTGACAGAAGGAACCAAATGTCACCAAGACCGGATCCTTCAGAGAGAAGATTGCATGTCAACGGACAGAATGGAGACAAAG AAGCTGTTGCAAACACACCCACAGGAAAAGTGGGAGCTGGCACGACAAATGCAGAGGAGGCTACGAGGCTGCTGGCAGAGCGCAGGCGCCAGGCACGAGCTCAGAAAGAACTGGAGgagaagaaacaggaaaaagagCAAGAGGAAAG ATTGAGGGAAGAGgaacagaagaagcagcttGCTCAGCAGCAACAGGGGCAACAAGTGAAGGTACAACAAGGGGAGGTGAGACGGAACAATGTGATGGACCACCACAGGCTCAAGCTGGAGGAAGACAAAAGAAAGGAAGAGCAACAGGAGGTCCAGATTGAAGCAGAG AAAGACAAAGCAAAGGTCCAGGCTAAAGAAGACGCAGAGCGTCAGCGGCAAGGCAGAGAACAGCAGAcacaacaggaagaggaagagcgGCAACTCAGGAAAAAG agAATTGAGGAGATTATGAAGAGAACCAGGAAGAGTGAAGCTGACATGAAG AAAGAGGAGCAGGTGCAGACGTTGGCGGTCTCACCTCCAG CCCTTCTTCGAAGGAGAAACTAA